One window of the Psilocybe cubensis strain MGC-MH-2018 chromosome 12, whole genome shotgun sequence genome contains the following:
- a CDS encoding NSFL1 cofactor p47, giving the protein MSDNNNSGGRTLGGDPAEPLPSNWARPAAAPRVGRIGDWSGSSSTSAPRGGGRFATISGLGGGAGGGGQRQPQGDDEDEDDENKGAESWFAGGERSGINVQNPDRQRAVPGGDMVRDLLRRAAQAGPPPEAPARSSNVFTGGGHTLGSDEVESSYIPGNETAIRHLTFWRDGFQVEDGELMRYDDPANAQILAEINAGHAPPSILNVRRGQPVELRVNKRTEDDYVPPKGTKVFSGSGHRLGAVVPDFNAEAGRSTTQMPGTFPPSAPATSASSEDRPKIATKFEVDQDKPSTSIQIRLADGTRMVARMNLTHTVGDIRNFINASRPENLTRPYTIGTTFPNRTLDDDTATIQGAGLVNSVVVQRWA; this is encoded by the exons ATGTCCGATAACAACAATTCTGGTGGCCGTACCCTTGGAGGTGACCCGGCTGAACCCTTGCCGTCCAATTGGGCGCGTCCTGCTGCAGCTCCAAGAGTTGGAAGGATTGGCGATTGGTCTggttcatcatcaacaag CGCACCTAGAGGAGGCGGCCGATTCGCCACGATTTCGGGCTTGGGCGGTGGTGCCGGTGGTGGAGGTCAAAGACAGCCACAGggtgacgatgaggacgaggatgacgaGAATAAGGGTGCCGAGAGCTGGTTTGCTGGTGGTGAACGAAG TGGTATTAACGTGCAGAATCCCGATCGACAACGTGCGGTCCCTGGAGGTGATATGGTCCGAGATCTTCTTAGACGCGCGGCACA GGCAGGCCCCCCTCCCGAAGCTCCGGCCAGATCGTCTAATGTCTTCACTGGCGGTGGTCACACCCTGGGTAGCGATGAAGTTGAAAGCTCCTATATCCCAGGCAAT GAAACCGCTATTCGCCATTTAACCTTTTGGCGTGATGGATTCCAGGTTGAAGATGGGGAGCTCATGCGATATGACGACCCCGCGAATGCCCAAATATTGGCAGAAATAAATGCAGG CCATGCTCCACCTTCTATTCTCAATGTTCGACGCGGCCAACCTGTCGAATTGCGTGTAAACAAACGAACGGAAGATGACTATGTTCCCCCGAAAGGAACAAAAGTCTTCTCAGGATCAGGTCATAGACTTGGAGCCGTCGTCCCTGACTTCAATGCTGAGGCAGGCAGGAGCACTACCCAAATGCCCGGAACGTTCCCTCCATCAGCTCCAGCCACTTCCGCGTCATCCGAAGACCGTCCTAAAATTGCTACCAAATTCGAAGTTGATCAAGACAAGCCTAGTACTAGTATTCAAATAAGACTGGCCGATGGAACTAG AATGGTTGCTCGTATGAACTTGACTCACACCGTTGGAGATATCAGGAATTTCATCAACGC CTCTCGCCCTGAAAATTTGACACGCCCTTACACTATCGGCACCACCTTCCCAAACCGAACATTGGATGACGATACCGCGACTATCCAAGGAGCAGGCCTCGTCAACAGTGTTGTCGTACAACGATGGGCATAA